From a single Flavobacteriales bacterium genomic region:
- a CDS encoding nitronate monooxygenase produces the protein MNEATNRLVKLFGITYPVVQAGMIWCSGWELASAVSAAGGLGLIGAGSMYPDVLGTHIRKCRAFTHRPFGVNIPLLYPQISDLIEVVIKEKVPIVFTSAGNPATWTSKLKDSGITVVHVVANLKFARKAVEAGVDAIVGEGFEAGGHNGREETTTLCLIPMLKEVVDIPLIAAGGIGGGRAMLAAMALGADGVQIGSRFVASAESSAHLNFKQKVVDAGDGDTRLTLKELAPVRLLRNKFFEDIEAAYQRGAGKDDLKQLLGQRRSKKGMFEGELDEGELEIGQVSALIHDIRPAADILHGLIREFDEARKEIKLDPKYQFS, from the coding sequence ATGAATGAAGCTACAAACAGGTTGGTAAAATTGTTCGGAATCACATACCCTGTGGTTCAGGCCGGCATGATCTGGTGCAGTGGCTGGGAACTGGCTTCAGCAGTGAGCGCAGCAGGTGGATTGGGGTTGATCGGCGCAGGGTCGATGTACCCCGATGTTTTAGGCACGCATATCAGGAAATGCAGGGCATTTACACACCGGCCGTTCGGTGTGAATATCCCCCTGCTTTATCCGCAAATTTCCGATTTGATTGAGGTGGTTATTAAAGAAAAGGTCCCCATTGTTTTTACCTCAGCAGGAAACCCCGCAACATGGACTTCAAAACTAAAGGATTCAGGGATTACCGTGGTGCACGTGGTTGCCAACCTGAAATTCGCCCGAAAAGCGGTGGAAGCAGGTGTGGATGCGATTGTGGGTGAGGGATTCGAAGCTGGCGGTCACAATGGCCGCGAAGAAACAACCACCCTGTGTCTGATTCCCATGTTGAAGGAGGTTGTAGACATCCCTTTGATAGCTGCAGGTGGGATCGGTGGCGGGAGGGCCATGCTGGCGGCCATGGCGCTGGGAGCGGATGGCGTTCAGATCGGAAGCAGGTTCGTGGCATCTGCCGAATCATCTGCTCACCTGAACTTCAAGCAAAAGGTCGTGGATGCCGGAGATGGCGACACCAGACTTACATTGAAGGAACTGGCGCCGGTAAGGTTGTTGCGCAATAAATTTTTTGAAGACATTGAAGCCGCCTATCAGCGTGGTGCAGGTAAGGATGACCTGAAACAGCTGCTGGGTCAGCGCAGGTCAAAGAAAGGTATGTTTGAAGGTGAATTGGATGAAGGCGAATTGGAAATCGGTCAGGTATCGGCCCTCATCCATGATATACGTCCGGCAGCGGACATCCTCCATGGCCTGATCCGTGAATTCGATGAAGCCCGAAAAGAAATCAAACTTGATCCCAAGTATCAATTCTCATGA
- a CDS encoding insulinase family protein, giving the protein MIAFEKFRLNNGLRILVHPDPSTHLAAVNILYDVGARDENPDRTGFAHLFEHLMFEGSENIRHYDRALEVAGGTNNAFTNNDITNYYLSLPAMNLETAFWLESDRMKALHFSEEKLAVQKNVVVEEFKQRYLNQPYADAWLQIRPLAYTSHPYQWPTIGKSIAHIEDATLDEVKSFFYKHYRPRNAIMVVAGAIEPDEVFRLTEKWFGDIPSGDPYVRNLPREPAQDQRRELVLERDVPYDAIYMAWKMPPRTSAGYYRGDLITDLLSSGHSSRLYVTLVREKKLFSDIQAYTTGEMDGGLLMISGKLKQDVSIEQGEKAIWEVLNGLKLAPVDAAALDRVKNRVESIFSFGQMDVVNRAMELALFEWMGDGAYLNQELKKYFDVTPEQIREEAESLLTEHTVSVIHYKSKQTS; this is encoded by the coding sequence ATGATTGCATTTGAAAAGTTCAGACTTAACAACGGCCTGCGCATACTTGTGCATCCCGATCCAAGCACGCACCTGGCGGCAGTGAATATATTGTACGATGTGGGAGCCAGGGACGAAAACCCCGATCGTACCGGTTTTGCTCACCTTTTCGAACACCTGATGTTCGAGGGGTCGGAGAACATACGTCACTATGATCGCGCCCTCGAAGTGGCAGGAGGCACCAACAACGCTTTTACCAATAACGACATCACCAACTACTACCTGAGTCTCCCGGCAATGAACCTGGAAACCGCTTTCTGGCTGGAATCCGATCGCATGAAGGCTTTGCACTTTTCCGAGGAGAAACTTGCTGTGCAGAAGAACGTGGTGGTGGAAGAGTTCAAGCAACGTTATCTGAACCAGCCATATGCCGACGCCTGGCTACAGATTCGCCCGCTGGCATATACTTCGCACCCTTACCAATGGCCAACCATCGGAAAAAGCATTGCTCACATAGAGGATGCCACGTTGGATGAGGTGAAGTCCTTTTTCTACAAACACTACCGCCCACGCAATGCCATCATGGTGGTGGCAGGCGCCATTGAACCTGATGAGGTGTTCCGGTTAACTGAGAAATGGTTCGGTGATATCCCCTCAGGTGACCCATACGTGAGAAACCTTCCCCGGGAGCCGGCCCAGGATCAACGCCGCGAATTGGTGTTGGAAAGGGATGTGCCCTACGATGCGATTTACATGGCCTGGAAGATGCCTCCCCGAACGTCAGCTGGCTACTACCGCGGTGATCTGATTACCGATTTGCTTTCATCCGGACATTCTTCGCGTTTGTATGTGACACTTGTTCGCGAGAAGAAGTTGTTCTCCGATATTCAGGCATACACAACGGGTGAGATGGACGGTGGCCTGCTGATGATTTCCGGAAAGTTGAAACAGGATGTTTCCATTGAGCAGGGTGAGAAGGCCATCTGGGAAGTGTTGAATGGTTTGAAGTTGGCACCGGTGGATGCAGCTGCACTCGACCGGGTGAAAAACCGGGTTGAATCCATTTTTAGCTTTGGGCAGATGGATGTTGTCAACAGGGCCATGGAACTGGCATTGTTCGAATGGATGGGTGACGGCGCATACCTCAACCAGGAATTGAAAAAATATTTTGACGTTACCCCCGAACAAATCCGGGAAGAGGCAGAAAGCCTGTTGACGGAACATACGGTATCGGTGATTCATTACAAATCAAAACAGACATCATGA
- a CDS encoding insulinase family protein: MSIDRTTMPSFTEVKGIELLPMERPGDVGAWPVYALNAGLQDVVRIDLAFYLTGGSRAAFMADRAANAMLRDGTKSRSFLEMAEILDGYGSHLGLHTEGNHAFVTLYALNRNLAHVIPVLRDLVMNATYPQDPFDVYRSNQVQTIRVNQKKVAKCARERFLDQLFGDQHMYGFTPVEEDVNALKREDVLKAHARVYGALGHYAFVAGKLPDTLGEQMRELLADIRVAEKMPDLSVPAGADQPDRVFIPVEGSVQAAIRIGKRTVSKIHPDYPGLQVLNTILGGYFGSRLMTNIREDKGYTYGISSGVASLPDAGYFFIATEVGGEVCGKAIREINHELDRLRTEPIPAEELDLVRNYLLGSLMRSADGPFGQADMYKGLLHYGLDIRYLENLVETIRVITPQQLRDLALKYLDPSTMHQVVAGPEGCMD, encoded by the coding sequence ATGAGCATAGACAGAACAACGATGCCCTCATTCACCGAAGTGAAAGGGATCGAACTGCTACCTATGGAGCGGCCGGGAGATGTAGGTGCATGGCCCGTGTATGCGCTCAATGCCGGTTTACAGGACGTGGTGCGCATTGACCTGGCGTTTTATCTGACCGGCGGAAGTCGCGCTGCTTTCATGGCCGATCGTGCGGCCAATGCCATGCTCAGAGATGGTACAAAGTCGCGCAGTTTTCTGGAGATGGCTGAAATACTTGATGGTTATGGCAGTCACCTCGGATTGCACACGGAAGGCAACCATGCCTTTGTAACGTTGTATGCACTGAACCGCAACCTGGCTCATGTGATCCCCGTGCTGCGTGACCTGGTGATGAATGCAACCTATCCGCAGGACCCGTTTGATGTTTACAGAAGTAACCAGGTGCAAACCATTCGGGTGAACCAGAAGAAGGTGGCCAAATGTGCACGGGAAAGGTTCCTTGATCAGCTATTCGGTGATCAGCATATGTATGGGTTCACGCCCGTGGAAGAAGATGTAAATGCCTTGAAAAGAGAAGATGTGCTGAAGGCACATGCACGCGTGTATGGCGCCCTTGGGCATTACGCTTTTGTCGCAGGTAAGCTTCCGGATACGCTGGGAGAACAGATGCGTGAACTGTTGGCCGACATACGGGTGGCAGAAAAAATGCCTGACCTGTCCGTACCCGCAGGAGCAGATCAACCTGACCGGGTGTTTATTCCTGTGGAAGGGTCTGTGCAGGCGGCCATACGAATCGGGAAACGAACGGTAAGCAAAATTCATCCCGATTATCCGGGCTTGCAGGTGTTGAACACCATCCTGGGAGGGTATTTCGGATCCAGGCTGATGACCAATATACGGGAAGATAAAGGTTATACCTACGGCATTAGTTCCGGTGTGGCATCCCTGCCCGATGCCGGTTATTTTTTCATTGCTACCGAAGTGGGAGGGGAAGTGTGCGGAAAAGCGATCAGGGAAATCAACCATGAACTGGATCGGCTTCGAACGGAACCAATCCCCGCAGAAGAACTGGATCTTGTTCGCAATTACCTGTTGGGTTCTTTGATGCGCAGTGCCGATGGACCTTTCGGGCAGGCGGATATGTACAAGGGGTTGCTGCATTATGGCCTGGATATCCGTTACCTGGAAAACCTTGTGGAAACGATTCGCGTTATTACGCCACAACAATTGCGTGATCTGGCGTTGAAATATCTGGATCCTTCAACCATGCACCAGGTGGTGGCCGGACCTGAAGGATGCATGGATTAA
- a CDS encoding gliding motility-associated C-terminal domain-containing protein → MKQWIQIALCLLVMPLASTAQTQEAVLHCISVNASGSATLTWTAPTDTCSGFDRYDVYGAAAQTGPYSLLAQINDPVQLSYTDGGANAQNGSRFYYVQTVSACGSFLSDTLSSMYLKLSNTGGSIAGLSWNEVRVPLPVTAVLPYRIYREYPPGNWMLVGTSSSPSFKDTISICNAQVNYRVELSDNSGCISVSSVDGDVFKDVSSPSIRQLDSVSVDTLTGNPILGWIGSTEKDAAGYLIYQFKDGYWQPVDTIWSADSTFYMLNDTTSGSTRFRIAAFDSCFNVSPFGDEHRTMYLSATYDPCARTALLEWNPYISWKDSVSRYDLYVMADGGAASFLASVTGTQYLDTGLTAYSNYCYLVRAVSGTGTKTSTSNKACVTANSPLQPMFGYVTTASVNGSQVDVRFYVDTAASVQAYRVLRSDSPGGTYTTVATLPVTTSPLMTYSDADVDVASERYAYKLEVIDSCGMSALTSSNYGYPILCSVVSDYNFTNMVSWTAYEDWPSGVVTYGIYRSDAFNVIPVLVATVAGGTYSYADDVSALYTGDGAFCYTIVAQPAAGYPWPVADSSMSNTVCAYQLPRLFIPNAFTPNNDQVNDVFSPVSIFIDPLEYSFIALNRWGFVVYETDDPKAGWDGTYKGHDQPVGVYVYYVRIKTVDGRAFEKRGTFNLIR, encoded by the coding sequence TTGAAACAGTGGATTCAAATAGCGTTGTGCCTGCTGGTCATGCCCCTGGCATCAACAGCACAAACACAGGAGGCTGTGCTTCACTGTATATCGGTGAATGCGAGCGGCTCGGCAACTCTTACGTGGACAGCACCCACCGATACATGCAGTGGTTTCGACCGGTATGATGTGTACGGTGCCGCTGCGCAAACCGGACCGTATTCGTTGCTGGCGCAAATCAATGATCCGGTACAGCTGAGTTATACTGATGGTGGAGCAAATGCCCAGAACGGATCCAGGTTTTATTATGTGCAAACGGTTTCCGCCTGTGGTTCCTTTTTATCGGATACCCTCAGTAGCATGTATCTGAAACTTAGCAATACCGGCGGATCCATTGCCGGTCTCAGCTGGAATGAGGTTCGTGTTCCGCTGCCCGTTACCGCCGTATTGCCATATCGGATATACCGGGAATATCCTCCGGGAAACTGGATGCTGGTTGGTACCTCTTCATCTCCTTCATTTAAAGATACGATCTCCATTTGCAACGCACAGGTCAACTACCGGGTTGAGTTGTCGGACAACAGCGGTTGTATATCTGTTTCTTCCGTTGACGGCGATGTTTTCAAAGACGTAAGCAGTCCGTCAATCCGGCAGCTGGATTCAGTCAGCGTGGATACATTAACCGGGAACCCAATATTGGGTTGGATCGGGAGTACGGAAAAAGACGCCGCCGGCTACCTCATCTATCAGTTTAAGGACGGATACTGGCAGCCGGTGGATACCATCTGGAGTGCAGATTCCACCTTTTACATGTTGAACGATACCACCTCCGGGTCTACACGGTTCAGGATTGCTGCCTTTGATAGTTGTTTCAATGTAAGTCCGTTCGGGGATGAACACCGGACCATGTACCTGTCGGCAACCTATGACCCCTGTGCACGAACCGCTTTGCTTGAATGGAATCCGTATATCAGTTGGAAAGACAGCGTCTCCCGTTATGACCTGTATGTAATGGCGGATGGTGGGGCGGCCTCGTTCCTCGCTTCGGTAACGGGAACGCAATATCTGGACACCGGACTTACGGCCTATTCCAACTATTGCTACCTCGTGCGCGCCGTGAGTGGAACCGGTACGAAAACGTCCACATCCAACAAGGCTTGTGTAACAGCCAATTCACCGCTTCAGCCGATGTTCGGCTATGTCACTACCGCTTCTGTGAATGGAAGTCAGGTGGATGTGAGGTTTTATGTGGATACAGCGGCAAGCGTGCAAGCATACCGTGTTTTGAGGTCTGACAGTCCTGGCGGAACATACACGACCGTTGCAACATTGCCCGTGACCACATCTCCGCTGATGACATACAGTGATGCGGATGTTGATGTGGCATCGGAAAGATACGCATACAAGCTTGAAGTGATCGACAGTTGCGGTATGTCGGCACTGACCTCCTCCAATTACGGTTACCCCATTCTGTGCAGTGTTGTGTCCGACTACAACTTTACAAACATGGTGAGTTGGACGGCATATGAGGATTGGCCCTCGGGCGTCGTAACGTATGGCATTTACCGTTCGGATGCGTTCAATGTGATTCCGGTACTGGTTGCTACGGTTGCAGGCGGAACATACAGCTATGCAGATGATGTGTCTGCATTGTATACCGGAGACGGGGCGTTCTGCTATACAATCGTGGCACAACCTGCAGCGGGTTATCCATGGCCTGTGGCTGATTCAAGTATGTCCAATACCGTGTGTGCCTACCAACTGCCGCGGTTGTTTATTCCGAATGCATTTACACCGAACAACGATCAGGTGAATGATGTGTTTTCGCCGGTCAGCATTTTCATTGACCCCCTGGAATATTCATTCATCGCTTTGAACCGGTGGGGGTTTGTGGTGTATGAAACCGATGACCCCAAGGCAGGGTGGGACGGTACTTACAAGGGGCATGACCAGCCCGTGGGTGTATATGTCTATTATGTGCGTATCAAGACCGTTGACGGACGGGCTTTCGAAAAACGCGGTACATTCAACCTAATCAGGTAG
- a CDS encoding choice-of-anchor L domain-containing protein, whose translation MKHTSLSGKFWYRYIFTAVLFFTTAWSAHAQLTVVGGLTANNIKDLLFGPDVTVSNFTVNCPNGAYGSFDGTASNIGLTGGILLTTGSITLARGPNNQGDAGRDNNGPGDKDLDDLVNGGTPCTVGGACTQPGCTGTMTSNGTCTCTQCANGNESFDACSIEMDIVPTCDQIQIHYVFGSEEYPEYVNSNVSDAFAFLISGPGITGTQNIALVPGTNLNVEIDNINANTNNQYYVNNTNGATVQYDGFTKVLTATMKVVPCETYHLKVVIADYGDGIYDSGVFLEKGGINCGTPTLTVTATDAVECCTDGSFTFTLDQAQAKALTINYTLKGTATDGVDFTGLSGTVNFPVGQTTVTVPVSAICDQLVEGQETIELFIGQAICGGSLDASATLTISDGPAVDAGPDQVICTNSANLNATGTGSFIWSPTNGLSCTTCPNPVATPATTTTYHVTLTDGNGCSVEDSVSVIVSCGPTVTATGDEICNGDCGTVEASALGGALPYTITWNPSPGTGAGPHSVCPAATTRYYVTVTDADGNSDTASALVIVNELPVLTTTTVDPLCNGMCNGSATVNASGNGGFSYAWDDPASQTAGTATGLCVGTYNVTVTDAKGCVSTTNATLAAPNALTLSTSQVDVTCNGYCDGSATVSAGGGSPGYQYVWNDPATQTAAMATGLCAGHYTVSVSDQNGCQDTIGVVITEPAGVTATVTHTDISCNGACDGTATVTASGGSGTLTYAWSDAASQGGAVATGLCAGSYTVSVTDAASCLKTLMVTVTEPTALVVTETHQDIGCWGGADGGIDLTVSGGTPNYGYQWDNGSGVQDPTGLTAGSYCVTVTDANGCSETLCVTLIEPDAIVLDTASSPASCGNDIGTASVQVVTGGTPPFTYTWDDAGKSTTSTVTGLASGTYCVTVTDANGCSDQTCVFVNDISVYPVICFTDSLTGCVPLVATFTNCTSGGGTCYWDFGDGTTSTDCNPEHTFSEPGCYDITLSVTSPEGCTSSLTKNCYVEGYPWPSADFTADPWEVNIFYPVIDFTDKSTDAVSWRWEFGDGDTSLSRNPTHVFSDTGCYDVRLVLENQYGCWDEVIRTVCVKDIHAIYFPNVFTPNKDGKNDIFMPKYYNVCELEMFIFDRWGNLVFKTTGMDGWDGKINGNDAQEDVFVWLAKGTFCDGEDFKRIGHVTLVR comes from the coding sequence ATGAAACATACCTCCCTGAGTGGTAAGTTCTGGTATAGGTACATTTTTACCGCTGTGTTGTTTTTTACAACAGCCTGGTCGGCTCATGCACAGTTGACCGTGGTAGGCGGGTTGACTGCAAACAATATCAAGGATCTTCTTTTCGGTCCCGACGTGACCGTATCCAACTTCACCGTTAATTGTCCGAACGGTGCATACGGCTCGTTCGATGGAACCGCATCCAACATCGGCTTGACCGGAGGTATCCTTCTTACCACCGGTTCCATTACACTGGCCCGGGGACCCAATAACCAGGGGGATGCAGGAAGAGACAACAACGGACCGGGCGACAAAGACCTGGATGACCTGGTGAATGGTGGAACACCCTGTACCGTCGGTGGCGCCTGCACCCAACCCGGTTGCACAGGTACCATGACAAGCAACGGAACCTGTACCTGTACCCAATGTGCCAACGGGAATGAAAGTTTTGACGCGTGTTCCATCGAAATGGATATCGTTCCGACCTGTGATCAGATTCAGATTCATTATGTGTTCGGATCCGAAGAGTATCCCGAATATGTGAACTCAAACGTGAGCGATGCGTTTGCCTTTTTGATTTCAGGTCCCGGGATTACCGGCACTCAGAACATCGCATTGGTGCCGGGTACCAACCTGAACGTGGAAATCGATAACATCAATGCCAATACCAACAACCAGTATTATGTGAACAACACCAACGGTGCTACGGTTCAGTATGATGGATTTACGAAAGTTCTTACCGCCACCATGAAGGTAGTTCCGTGTGAAACCTACCACCTGAAAGTGGTCATTGCCGACTATGGCGACGGGATCTATGACTCCGGCGTATTCCTGGAGAAGGGAGGTATCAACTGCGGTACACCTACGCTCACCGTTACCGCAACCGATGCCGTTGAATGCTGCACCGACGGATCATTTACCTTTACATTGGATCAGGCGCAGGCGAAGGCACTCACCATTAACTATACCTTGAAGGGTACCGCAACGGACGGTGTAGACTTTACCGGATTGTCAGGCACGGTGAACTTTCCGGTTGGGCAAACAACCGTGACCGTTCCTGTGTCCGCTATTTGTGACCAGCTGGTGGAAGGACAGGAAACCATCGAGCTGTTCATCGGTCAGGCCATCTGCGGAGGTAGCCTGGATGCATCAGCCACGTTAACAATCAGTGACGGACCCGCTGTGGATGCAGGCCCCGACCAGGTGATCTGCACCAACAGTGCCAACCTGAACGCCACCGGCACGGGGTCATTCATATGGTCACCCACCAACGGCCTGTCGTGCACCACTTGCCCGAACCCCGTGGCCACACCCGCCACCACCACCACATATCATGTGACCCTGACCGACGGCAATGGTTGTTCGGTGGAAGACAGCGTATCGGTGATCGTCAGCTGCGGGCCGACCGTCACCGCCACCGGCGATGAAATTTGCAACGGTGATTGCGGAACTGTGGAAGCATCTGCTCTGGGCGGTGCTTTGCCCTATACCATCACCTGGAACCCGAGTCCGGGTACCGGTGCCGGACCGCATTCCGTATGTCCCGCCGCTACCACGAGATATTACGTGACAGTTACCGATGCGGATGGCAACTCCGATACCGCTTCCGCGCTTGTGATTGTCAATGAACTGCCGGTGCTTACTACCACTACCGTCGATCCGTTGTGCAATGGCATGTGCAATGGTTCCGCTACGGTGAATGCAAGCGGGAATGGCGGTTTCTCTTACGCCTGGGATGATCCGGCATCGCAAACCGCAGGCACCGCTACGGGACTGTGTGTGGGAACATACAACGTAACCGTTACCGATGCGAAGGGTTGTGTGTCTACCACAAATGCGACCCTCGCTGCACCCAACGCACTCACACTTTCCACCAGTCAGGTGGATGTGACCTGCAACGGGTATTGTGACGGAAGTGCAACGGTATCTGCCGGTGGCGGAAGTCCGGGTTACCAATATGTATGGAATGATCCCGCCACACAAACGGCTGCTATGGCAACGGGTCTTTGCGCAGGCCACTACACGGTGAGCGTATCCGATCAGAACGGATGCCAGGACACCATCGGGGTTGTTATCACAGAGCCTGCCGGTGTTACCGCCACCGTGACACACACCGATATTTCCTGCAATGGTGCTTGCGATGGAACCGCTACCGTTACGGCAAGCGGTGGTTCGGGAACCCTGACGTATGCATGGAGTGATGCAGCGTCGCAGGGTGGTGCCGTAGCTACTGGTCTTTGCGCCGGAAGCTATACGGTAAGTGTCACAGATGCGGCTTCGTGTCTAAAGACGTTGATGGTAACGGTAACTGAACCCACGGCTTTGGTGGTGACTGAAACCCACCAGGACATCGGGTGCTGGGGAGGTGCGGATGGAGGTATTGATCTGACGGTATCCGGTGGCACCCCGAACTACGGGTATCAGTGGGACAATGGTTCTGGCGTACAGGACCCGACCGGTCTGACGGCCGGCAGCTATTGTGTGACCGTCACCGATGCAAACGGATGCAGTGAGACTTTATGTGTGACATTAATCGAACCGGATGCAATCGTGCTGGATACAGCTTCTTCTCCTGCCTCCTGTGGCAATGACATCGGAACGGCTTCCGTTCAGGTCGTCACAGGAGGAACCCCACCCTTCACATACACATGGGATGATGCAGGCAAGAGTACCACGTCAACGGTGACAGGCCTTGCATCAGGCACCTATTGTGTGACGGTTACCGACGCCAACGGGTGTTCGGATCAGACCTGTGTGTTTGTGAATGACATTTCGGTGTACCCGGTGATCTGCTTCACCGATAGCCTCACGGGTTGCGTACCCCTGGTGGCAACATTCACCAATTGCACTTCCGGGGGAGGAACGTGTTACTGGGATTTCGGTGATGGAACCACATCCACCGACTGCAATCCCGAACATACATTTTCGGAACCGGGATGTTATGATATCACATTGTCAGTTACGTCTCCTGAAGGATGTACATCTTCCCTGACCAAAAACTGTTACGTGGAAGGTTATCCATGGCCATCCGCCGATTTCACCGCCGATCCATGGGAGGTGAACATCTTCTATCCGGTGATAGACTTCACCGACAAATCAACCGACGCGGTGAGCTGGCGTTGGGAGTTTGGTGATGGAGATACCAGTCTTTCCCGGAATCCCACCCACGTGTTCAGCGATACGGGGTGTTACGACGTTCGACTTGTGCTTGAAAACCAGTACGGTTGCTGGGATGAAGTCATTCGTACGGTTTGTGTAAAAGATATTCATGCCATTTATTTCCCCAACGTATTCACACCGAACAAAGATGGTAAGAATGACATCTTCATGCCGAAGTATTACAATGTTTGTGAACTTGAAATGTTCATTTTTGATCGGTGGGGAAACCTGGTGTTCAAGACAACAGGTATGGATGGATGGGATGGAAAGATCAACGGAAATGACGCCCAGGAAGACGTGTTTGTATGGCTGGCAAAGGGTACATTCTGTGATGGGGAAGATTTCAAACGAATCGGCCACGTCACATTGGTTCGTTAA
- a CDS encoding PspC domain-containing protein, with translation MNKTVTINIAGIIFHIEEEAYDILQKYLDKIRGYFREAEGRDEIMADIESRIAEIFQGKVKDRKEVIVKSDVEEMIRVMGKPEDFAQHEEEGTEAHGATDEGHSYRRRKARRLFRDPDDKVLGGVCSGIGAYFDLDPLWFRLAFAASFLLFGSGFLFYILLWMIVPEASTTAEKLEMKGEKVNISNIEKTIRDEMDNLKKRFQGSDGKHERQADKDRSGNFFERFFSAIGQLILGVLRLGGKFIGVVLTFFGIFLLIFFIASLFGSDVFFGWHSDDVRCGIEGMEWIDIQRTFLPASWQFPIGIISLILVVCIPIMGLLLAGVRLLFGVRTGTRGMGLILSALWAAGVIMGLVLISRTSLEFKHETDSREMIPVATHGDTLYLDVNRDHFKTTTYDRYHPDYLEFVEIGDGKVYMGALRLDIRRSMTDSVSVEIIKSAHGRTRGEAEMHTDDIRYAFSIRDSLILFDPFFTFSRETPWRVQQAEVIVWIPEGMVIDLSQRMDRILYDVDNTTDTYDRKMVGHQWKMTRDGLECITCEKRYENRSRDIITDVDVEMNGEQKIRAI, from the coding sequence ATGAATAAAACCGTCACGATCAACATTGCAGGGATCATTTTTCACATTGAAGAAGAAGCCTATGACATCCTGCAGAAATACCTGGATAAGATCCGCGGGTATTTCAGAGAAGCCGAAGGCCGCGACGAGATCATGGCCGACATCGAATCCCGCATTGCCGAAATCTTCCAGGGAAAGGTCAAAGACCGGAAGGAAGTGATCGTAAAATCCGACGTGGAGGAAATGATCAGGGTGATGGGAAAACCTGAAGACTTCGCACAACATGAAGAAGAAGGCACCGAGGCTCATGGTGCAACCGACGAAGGTCACAGCTATCGACGCAGGAAAGCACGGCGACTCTTCCGCGACCCCGACGACAAAGTACTGGGTGGGGTTTGCAGCGGGATCGGTGCCTATTTCGACCTGGATCCGCTTTGGTTCCGCCTGGCATTTGCCGCCTCCTTCCTGCTATTCGGTTCTGGTTTCCTCTTCTACATCCTCCTTTGGATGATCGTTCCGGAAGCTTCTACCACCGCAGAAAAGCTTGAAATGAAAGGAGAAAAGGTCAACATCAGCAACATTGAAAAAACCATCCGTGATGAAATGGACAACCTGAAGAAACGCTTCCAGGGTTCGGATGGCAAGCATGAACGACAGGCCGACAAAGACAGGTCCGGAAATTTTTTTGAGCGCTTCTTCTCCGCCATCGGTCAACTGATATTGGGCGTACTGCGCCTCGGAGGAAAGTTCATCGGTGTTGTGCTGACCTTCTTCGGCATCTTCCTGCTGATCTTCTTTATCGCATCCCTGTTCGGTTCGGATGTTTTCTTCGGATGGCACAGCGATGACGTCCGGTGTGGCATCGAAGGAATGGAATGGATCGATATCCAACGCACTTTCCTGCCGGCATCTTGGCAATTCCCGATTGGCATCATCAGCCTGATCCTGGTCGTATGCATACCCATCATGGGACTGCTCCTGGCAGGAGTACGACTGCTTTTCGGTGTGCGCACCGGTACCCGCGGAATGGGGTTGATTCTTTCCGCCTTATGGGCTGCCGGCGTGATCATGGGACTGGTGCTGATCTCAAGAACTTCACTTGAGTTCAAACACGAAACCGATTCCAGGGAAATGATTCCCGTTGCCACACACGGAGACACCCTTTACCTGGATGTAAACCGCGATCATTTCAAAACCACAACCTACGACCGTTACCATCCCGATTACCTGGAGTTTGTGGAAATCGGCGACGGAAAAGTATACATGGGCGCCCTTCGGCTTGACATCCGCCGAAGCATGACCGATAGTGTTTCCGTGGAAATAATCAAATCGGCACACGGAAGAACCCGGGGAGAAGCGGAAATGCATACCGACGACATCCGTTATGCCTTCTCCATCCGTGATTCACTGATCCTGTTCGACCCGTTCTTCACCTTCAGCCGGGAAACACCATGGCGTGTGCAGCAGGCTGAAGTGATTGTATGGATTCCCGAAGGCATGGTCATCGACCTGAGTCAACGCATGGACCGAATCCTCTACGACGTAGACAATACAACCGATACATACGACAGGAAAATGGTCGGACATCAATGGAAGATGACCCGCGACGGACTCGAATGCATTACATGTGAAAAACGCTATGAAAACAGAAGCCGAGACATCATCACCGACGTCGACGTAGAAATGAATGGAGAACAAAAAATCCGGGCCATCTAG